The following proteins come from a genomic window of Miscanthus floridulus cultivar M001 chromosome 2, ASM1932011v1, whole genome shotgun sequence:
- the LOC136539518 gene encoding uncharacterized protein has product MDDAWPWLASLPPPLRDEGGPDTPSPPPWSLPLAASIALQADTTAAASASPAGNGDDDDDGEPALLVAFSVAVIGAGGEPRALWASEGFAASSPVALRVQLLVQLLNEVLALSPYVPCLGAATGVDDLGRGDVSESKVDAETVSAVVGAGGADPSAPAAAAFFSIALLLRLFWLCALDAPADAGYLFFRDLGAEIERGLGECRPALGVFLRSIGPDVEDRFMRSLGYMLAKWCLLREIQAAAAGPAAAPRRRRALPAACLSYATEVHGLWVLKGYAPVLAMPRVVAGPASTSIAASPHEVPEEPALRYALAHQQLEAVAQLEYAVRVRDRRFVTVSVRVDNVRVRVARLAFCKDDGDGGGNDGEEEDDAGVDNDVMDGESHFPSRIRVWVGPLFGASYATGPSLGRSTGNPERDVEMTRTVKGAFAGATKPANGGGGAPRIKAKMRSSSRTRNRSWRWEQEAEGSAGVFEGVLYDPVTGTEVSAWRPGIGGGGTGAADPRNGMRRRYGGPGRAFSKMRGLVVAGDELPEEMTWRVGREAEGRTLRWRLGLKAWASYLPNEVRSRHFETRCIEWAHEVDLPLVAVDGDES; this is encoded by the coding sequence ATGGACGACGCCTGGCCGTGGCTGGCCTCCCTGCCGCCTCCTCTTCGTGATGAAGGCGGGCCCGACacaccgtcgccgccgccatggtCTCTCCCGCTCGCCGCCTCCATCGCCCTGCAGGCCGACACAACGGCTGCTGCTTCTGCGTCTCCCGCCGGCAAcggcgatgacgatgatgacggcGAGCCCGCGCTGCTCGTCGCTTTCTCCGTCGCCGTCATCGGCGCAGGCGGCGAGCCGCGCGCGCTGTGGGCGTCTGAAGGCTTCGCGGCGTCCTCGCCGGTCGCGCTGAGGGTGCAGCTTCTGGTTCAGCTCCTCAACGAGGTGCTCGCGCTCTCTCCGTACGTCCCCTGCTTGGGCGCGGCCACCGGCGTTGACGACCTCGGCCGCGGGGACGTGTCCGAGTCCAAGGTGGACGCGGAGACCGTCTCCGCCGTCGTCGGGGCGGGTGGCGCCGATCCCTCTGCGCCCGCCGCGGCGGCCTTCTTCTCGATCGCTCTTCTGCTGCGACTCTTCTGGCTGTGCGCACTCGACGCCCCGGCAGACGCCGGGTACCTCTTCTTCCGAGACCTCGGGGCGGAGatcgagcgcggcctcggcgagTGCCGGCCGGCGCTCGGCGTGTTCCTGCGCTCCATCGGCCCGGACGTCGAGGACCGGTTCATGCGCTCGCTCGGGTACATGCTCGCCAAGTGGTGCCTGCTGCGGGAGATACAGGCTGCTGCTGCCGGGCCGGCGGCGGCACCGCGTCGTCGTCGCGCGCTCCCCGCCGCGTGCCTGTCGTACGCCACCGAGGTGCACGGCCTCTGGGTCCTGAAAGGCTACGCGCCCGTGCTCGCCATGCCGCGCGTCGTCGCGGGCCCCGCGTCCACGTCCATCGCGGCGTCGCCGCACGAGGTGCCCGAGGAGCCGGCGCTGCGGTACGCCCTGGCGCACCAGCAGCTGGAGGCCGTGGCGCAGCTGGAGTACGCGGTGCGCGTGCGCGACAGGAGGTTCGTGACCGTCTCCGTGCGCGTCGACAACGTTCGGGTACGCGTCGCGCGGCTCGCGTTCTGTaaggacgacggcgacggcggcggcaacgACGGGGAAGAAGAAGACGACGCCGGCGTCGACAACGACGTCATGGACGGCGAGAGCCATTTCCCGTCCCGTATCCGCGTCTGGGTCGGCCCGCTGTTCGGCGCGTCCTATGCCACGGGACCGAGCCTCGGCCGCTCCACGGGGAACCCCGAACGTGACGTCGAGATGACGCGCACCGTCAAgggcgccttcgccggcgccaccaaaccagccaacggcggcggcggcgcgccaaGAATCAAGGCGAAGATGCGCTCGTCGTCGCGGACGCGTAACAGGAGCTGGCGGTGGGAGCAGGAGGCCGAGGGCAGCGCCGGCGTGTTCGAGGGGGTTCTCTACGACCCTGTCACCGGGACGGAGGTGTCCGCTTGGCGCCccggcatcggcggcggcggcaccggaGCAGCAGACCCGAGGAACGGCATGAGAAGGCGGTATGGCGGGCCTGGGCGGGCGTTCAGCAAGATGCGAGGTCTGgtggtggccggcgacgagctgCCGGAGGAGATGACGTGGAGGGTGGGGAGGGAAGCAGAAGGGAGGACGCTGCGCTGGCGGTTAGGGCTCAAGGCCTGGGCGAGCTACCTGCCCAACGAAGTGAGGAGCCGCCACTTCGAGACCCGCTGCATCGAGTGGGCGCACGAGGTGGATCTGCCGCTTGTGGCCGTCGACGGCGACGAGAGCTAA